From the genome of Metabacillus schmidteae, one region includes:
- a CDS encoding group II intron maturase-specific domain-containing protein, protein MKTIVRFIEEKLGLLVNVEKSKISRPKEIKFLGFGYYYDFKNKRYQVKPHPNSVQKFQRKLRQLTKRNWSVRLDFRILKLKQVILGWVNYFRISNMKKAMTEIDKKLRSRIRVIIWKQWKVSKKQIKSLIQLGIPEEEAKGLTYCRKGYRYIGLSKVVQKAISNKRLKQRGLPSALEHYLKVHTVI, encoded by the coding sequence ATGAAAACAATCGTTAGATTTATAGAAGAGAAATTAGGATTACTAGTCAACGTAGAAAAGAGCAAAATCTCCCGCCCAAAAGAAATAAAATTCTTAGGATTTGGGTATTACTACGACTTCAAAAACAAGAGGTACCAAGTGAAACCTCACCCAAATTCAGTACAGAAATTTCAAAGGAAACTTCGACAACTGACAAAGCGAAATTGGAGTGTCCGGCTAGACTTTCGAATTTTAAAACTAAAGCAAGTCATACTTGGGTGGGTTAATTACTTTAGAATCTCCAATATGAAAAAAGCAATGACTGAGATAGATAAGAAGCTTCGCTCCAGAATTAGAGTCATCATCTGGAAGCAATGGAAGGTATCGAAGAAACAAATCAAATCGCTTATTCAATTAGGGATTCCTGAGGAAGAAGCGAAGGGATTAACCTACTGTCGAAAAGGTTACCGTTACATTGGATTATCAAAAGTCGTACAAAAAGCAATTTCAAACAAAAGATTAAAGCAGAGGGGACTCCCCTCTGCTTTAGAACATTATCTAAAAGTACACACTGTAATATAA